A stretch of Vigna angularis cultivar LongXiaoDou No.4 chromosome 4, ASM1680809v1, whole genome shotgun sequence DNA encodes these proteins:
- the LOC108341307 gene encoding uncharacterized protein LOC108341307: MAASSRGLSTTQFDFKLRLAPLNVVPLHKSHVLELAPSKRRKLCFDFADRVRLGSGAIRRCCSDSVTPIRRTSGPGNGGDKNEERRFDTKKNPHIHRVRVQASPAAMPFASPPSFLKQEKFSPRCTPRNSGPQSRDTPPKRDTGIANEKDWGISLLNENVNESGTNEDGSTWYRESGEELGENGYRCRWTRMGGQCHDGSSEWKETWWEKSDWTGYKELGVEKSGRNSEGDSWWETWQENLHQDEWSNIARIERSAQKQAKSGTENAGWYEKWWEKYDAKGWTEKGAHKYGRLNEQSWWEKWGEHYDGRGSVLKWTDKWAETELGTKWGDKWEERFFKGIGSRHGETWHVSPSSERWSRTWGEEHFGNGKVHKYGNSTTGESWDIVVDEETYYEAEPHYGWADVVGDSTQLLSIEPRERPPGVFPNIDFGSPLSPEANDDSPQDLPPSQ, from the exons ATGGCGGCGAGTTCAAGAGGTTTATCCACTACGCAGTTCGATTTCAAGCTGAGACTAGCGCCGCTCAATGTCGTTCCGCTTCACAAGAGTCACGTGCTGGAGCTAGCTCCGAGCAAGCGTAGAAAGCTCTGCTTCGACTTCGCTGATCGAGTTCGACTCGGAAGTGGCGCAATTCGGCGCTGCTGTTCTGACTCGGTAACTCCGATTCGCAGAACGAGTGGACCTGGCAACGGCGGAGACAAGAACGAGGAACGGAGGTTCGATACCAAGAAAAACCCTCACATTCACCGAGTGAGGGTTCAGGCCTCTCCTGCCGCAATGCCTTTCGCCTCTCCACC ATCATTTCTGAAGCAGGAAAAATTTTCTCCACGTTGCACCCCGAGAAATTCTGGTCCACAGTCACGTGATACACCCCCGAAAAGAG ACACTGGTATAGCAAATGAGAAGGACTGGGGTATCAGCTTGTTAAATGAAAACGTTAATGAGTCAGGCACAAATGAAGATGGGAGTACCTGGTACAGAGAAAGTGGGGAAGAACTGGGTGAAAATGGATATAGATGTAGATGGACAAGAATGGGTGGTCAATGTCATGATGGTTCTTCAGAATGGAAAGAAACG TGGTGGGAGAAGAGTGACTGGACTGGATATAAGGAACTAG GTGTGGAGAAATCTGGTAGGAATTCTGAGGGGGATTCTTGGTGGGAGACGTGGCAGGAAAATCTTCATCAAGACGAATGGAG TAACATAGCAAGAATAGAAAGGAGTGCACAAAAACAAGCAAAATCAGGAACTGAAAATGCTGGATGGTATGAGAAATG GTGGGAAAAATATGATGCTAAAGGCTGGACCGAGAAAGGAGCACACAAGTATGGTAGATTGAATGAACAATCATGGTGGGAAAAGTGGGGAGAGCATTATGATGGAAGAGGGTCTGTTCTCAAATG GACAGATAAGTGGGCTGAAACCGAGCTTGGAACGAAATGGGGGGACAAGTGGGAGGAGAGGTTTTTTAAAGGCATAGGTTCAAGACACGGAGAAACATGGCACGTATCTCCAAGCAGTGAAC GTTGGTCTAGAACTTGGGGAGAAGAACACTTTGGAAATGG GAAAGTTCATAAGTATGGAAATAGCACAACTGGTGAAAGCTGGGATATAGTTGTAGATGAAGAAACGTACTATGA GGCGGAACCTCACTATGGATGGGCGGATGTTGTGGGTGATTCAACCCAATTACTTTCAATTGAGCCTCGGGAGAGGCCTCCTGGTGTCTTCCCTAATATAGACTTTGGTTCGCCTCTATCACCTGAGGCTAATGATGACTCGCCTCAAGATTTGCCCCCTTCACAATGA
- the LOC108341305 gene encoding O-fucosyltransferase 16 isoform X1, translating to MAYQRRRQHYYQRFRVVIPVFSAVAAALLFLFALLSFLAPSPVETDRMHLKRQHTTISFHEDVAIEHPAFRVPVRAFHLLASAMRDGGKLGRDIWTSRNSEHFYGCSNSSNKFQKAQVITLPNRYLLIATSGGLNQQRTGITDAVVVARILNATLVVPKLDQRSFWKDSSNFSEIFDVDWFISHLSKDVKIIKQLPSKGRKPLSAYNMRVPRKCNERCYITRILPVIMKKHAVQLSKFDYRLANRLDTEYQKLRCRVNYHALKFTSPILGMGEKLVHWMRMRSKHYIALHLRFEPDMLAFSGCDYGGGEKEQKELGAIRRRWKTLHRSNPDRARRQGRCPLTPEEVGLMLRALGYGSDVHIYVASGEVYGGERTLAPLKELFPNYHSKETIATKEELQSFSSFSSRMAALDFIVCDESDVFVTNNNGNMAKILAGRRRYFGHKPTIRPNAKKLYRLFLNRRNMTWDVFASSVRNFQRGFMGEPKEVRPGRGGFHENPSTCICEDSTAKVEKHSGPRKHGKDNTTNRNASNDEPDVDNEAEWPEMDDDDDDQNDLADKGTFNETFSDYDAMNFEDPDLEEIISD from the exons ATGGCATATCAGCGGCGGCGCCAACACTATTATCAACGGTTTCGTGTAGTGATCCCGGTGTTTTCTGCCGTCGCCGCCGCACTACTCTTTCTCTTCGCTCTCCTCTCGTTTTTAGCTCCCTCTCCCGTCGAAACCGATCGTATGCACTTGAAACGACAACACACTACG ATTAGCTTTCATGAGGATGTGGCGATTGAACATCCGGCGTTCCGCGTTCCGGTTAGGGCTTTTCATTTGCTGGCTTCTGCGATG aGAGACGGAGGAAAGTTGGGACGCGATATCTGGACTTCTCGAAATTCAGAGCACTTCTACGGCTGTAGCAATTCCAGCAACAAGTTTCAAA AAGCTCAAGTGATTACACTTCCGAATCGATATTTGTTGATTGCGACAAGTGGAGGCTTGAATCAGCAAAGAACGGGG ATTACAGATGCTGTTGTTGTTGCACGAATTTTGAATGCTACGCTTGTTGTTCCAAAATTGGATCAACGATCTTTCTGGAAAGATTCTAG TAACTTCTCAGAGATCTTTGATGTTGATTGGTTTATATCACATCTTTCCAAAGATGTCAAGATTATAAAGCAACTTCCCAGTAAGGGTAGGAAACCATTATCTGCATACAATATGCGGGTTCCAAGGAAGTGTAATGAAAGATGTTATATAACTCGCATATTACCTGTAATCATGAAAAAgcat GCTGTCCAGCTTAGCAAATTTGACTACAGGCTTGCAAACAGGTTGGATACAGAATATCAGAAGTTGAGATGTAGAGTTAACTACCATGCTTTAAAATTTACCAGCCCAATACTTGGAATGGGGGAAAAATTGGTCCATTGGATGAGGATGAGAAGTAAACATTATATTGCACTGCACCTAAG ATTTGAACCTGATATGCTGGCATTTTCTGGATGTGATTATGGTGGAGGAGAGAAGGAGCAGAAAGAACTAGGCGCAATAAGGCGGAGGTGGAAGACATTACAT AGAAGCAATCCTGATAGGGCAAGGAGGCAGGGAAGATGCCCATTAACCCCAGAAGAAGTTGGTCTCATGCTAAGAGCATTGGGATATGGTTCTGATGTTCATATTTACGTTGCATCAGGGGAAGTATATGGAGGGGAAAGAACACTGGCGCCTCTCAAGGAATTGTTTCCTAATTACCATTCAAAAGAGACCATTGCTACCAAGGAAGAATTacaatcattttcttcattttcttctcgcATGGCTGCTCTTGACTTCATTGTCTGTGATGAAAGTGATGTATTTGTAACCAATAATAATGGAAATATGGCAAAAATTTTAGCTGGACGAAG GAGATACTTTGGGCATAAACCAACCATTCGTCCAAATGCTAAAAAACTCTACCGATTGTTCTTGAATAGAAGAAACATGACTTGGGATGTTTTTGCGTCCAGTGTCCGTAATTTCCAGAGAGGCTTCATGGGGGAGCCAAAGGAGGTTAGACCAGGTAGAGGCGGATTTCATGAGAATCCATCGACCTGCATATGTGAAGATTCCACAGCCAAAGTTGAGAAACATTCAGGACCTCGAAAACATGGAAAGGATAATACAACGAATAGAAATGCATCAAATGATGAACCGGATGTTGACAATGAGGCTGAATGGCCAGaaatggatgatgatgatgatgatcagAATGATCTAGCAGATAAGGGTACATTCAATGAAACATTTTCGGACTATGATGCTATGAACTTCGAGGATCCTGATTTAGAGGAAATTATATCAGATTAG
- the LOC108341305 gene encoding O-fucosyltransferase 16 isoform X2 produces the protein MAYQRRRQHYYQRFRVVIPVFSAVAAALLFLFALLSFLAPSPVETDRMHLKRQHTTISFHEDVAIEHPAFRVPRDGGKLGRDIWTSRNSEHFYGCSNSSNKFQKAQVITLPNRYLLIATSGGLNQQRTGITDAVVVARILNATLVVPKLDQRSFWKDSSNFSEIFDVDWFISHLSKDVKIIKQLPSKGRKPLSAYNMRVPRKCNERCYITRILPVIMKKHAVQLSKFDYRLANRLDTEYQKLRCRVNYHALKFTSPILGMGEKLVHWMRMRSKHYIALHLRFEPDMLAFSGCDYGGGEKEQKELGAIRRRWKTLHRSNPDRARRQGRCPLTPEEVGLMLRALGYGSDVHIYVASGEVYGGERTLAPLKELFPNYHSKETIATKEELQSFSSFSSRMAALDFIVCDESDVFVTNNNGNMAKILAGRRRYFGHKPTIRPNAKKLYRLFLNRRNMTWDVFASSVRNFQRGFMGEPKEVRPGRGGFHENPSTCICEDSTAKVEKHSGPRKHGKDNTTNRNASNDEPDVDNEAEWPEMDDDDDDQNDLADKGTFNETFSDYDAMNFEDPDLEEIISD, from the exons ATGGCATATCAGCGGCGGCGCCAACACTATTATCAACGGTTTCGTGTAGTGATCCCGGTGTTTTCTGCCGTCGCCGCCGCACTACTCTTTCTCTTCGCTCTCCTCTCGTTTTTAGCTCCCTCTCCCGTCGAAACCGATCGTATGCACTTGAAACGACAACACACTACG ATTAGCTTTCATGAGGATGTGGCGATTGAACATCCGGCGTTCCGCGTTCCG aGAGACGGAGGAAAGTTGGGACGCGATATCTGGACTTCTCGAAATTCAGAGCACTTCTACGGCTGTAGCAATTCCAGCAACAAGTTTCAAA AAGCTCAAGTGATTACACTTCCGAATCGATATTTGTTGATTGCGACAAGTGGAGGCTTGAATCAGCAAAGAACGGGG ATTACAGATGCTGTTGTTGTTGCACGAATTTTGAATGCTACGCTTGTTGTTCCAAAATTGGATCAACGATCTTTCTGGAAAGATTCTAG TAACTTCTCAGAGATCTTTGATGTTGATTGGTTTATATCACATCTTTCCAAAGATGTCAAGATTATAAAGCAACTTCCCAGTAAGGGTAGGAAACCATTATCTGCATACAATATGCGGGTTCCAAGGAAGTGTAATGAAAGATGTTATATAACTCGCATATTACCTGTAATCATGAAAAAgcat GCTGTCCAGCTTAGCAAATTTGACTACAGGCTTGCAAACAGGTTGGATACAGAATATCAGAAGTTGAGATGTAGAGTTAACTACCATGCTTTAAAATTTACCAGCCCAATACTTGGAATGGGGGAAAAATTGGTCCATTGGATGAGGATGAGAAGTAAACATTATATTGCACTGCACCTAAG ATTTGAACCTGATATGCTGGCATTTTCTGGATGTGATTATGGTGGAGGAGAGAAGGAGCAGAAAGAACTAGGCGCAATAAGGCGGAGGTGGAAGACATTACAT AGAAGCAATCCTGATAGGGCAAGGAGGCAGGGAAGATGCCCATTAACCCCAGAAGAAGTTGGTCTCATGCTAAGAGCATTGGGATATGGTTCTGATGTTCATATTTACGTTGCATCAGGGGAAGTATATGGAGGGGAAAGAACACTGGCGCCTCTCAAGGAATTGTTTCCTAATTACCATTCAAAAGAGACCATTGCTACCAAGGAAGAATTacaatcattttcttcattttcttctcgcATGGCTGCTCTTGACTTCATTGTCTGTGATGAAAGTGATGTATTTGTAACCAATAATAATGGAAATATGGCAAAAATTTTAGCTGGACGAAG GAGATACTTTGGGCATAAACCAACCATTCGTCCAAATGCTAAAAAACTCTACCGATTGTTCTTGAATAGAAGAAACATGACTTGGGATGTTTTTGCGTCCAGTGTCCGTAATTTCCAGAGAGGCTTCATGGGGGAGCCAAAGGAGGTTAGACCAGGTAGAGGCGGATTTCATGAGAATCCATCGACCTGCATATGTGAAGATTCCACAGCCAAAGTTGAGAAACATTCAGGACCTCGAAAACATGGAAAGGATAATACAACGAATAGAAATGCATCAAATGATGAACCGGATGTTGACAATGAGGCTGAATGGCCAGaaatggatgatgatgatgatgatcagAATGATCTAGCAGATAAGGGTACATTCAATGAAACATTTTCGGACTATGATGCTATGAACTTCGAGGATCCTGATTTAGAGGAAATTATATCAGATTAG
- the LOC108341297 gene encoding uncharacterized protein LOC108341297 → MAPRLPPPPQPNEPDTSNSARLLETVIDRLQQQNTTLMEQNATLMQQNQAAMQSLEASRSNSEATQRQLMEILAATRGAAGASSSNAAPPTAEWSLESFLQHRPAKFNGKGLPDEADQWLRDMEWIYDAKRCPDDSRLAFTEYLLTGEASHWWSSMKMLLAEAQSPISWEVFRAKFYEEYFPDSVRFAKEVEFLQLVQGGMSVSEYTNKFKHLVRFNTMATSGEWQCRKFENGLRSDLKVLISSLCIRSFPAMVERAKVLEKNVVEAEQQKKQQVSRGPVLSRGATNVRRSPYVRPAQSPSGSQALVTVGQSGQPRSVACFQCGGPHLRWACPQLNGGKYCTKCRRSGHSDQECNMGGRAVSRPPNAGRVQQGRGGRAQATGRVYAITSAEAARSGTLITSTCVLYGKPCCVLYDSGATHSFISKACVEKLGLVESELQFDLVVSTPAAGGIKTSTVCVRCPIEVEGRRYKVNLICLPLQDLEVILGMDWLATNRILIDGGKKELVFPGEEEEELSVDRGQLKEDIMEGASCFLIMTYENEEVRDARVERSFNKEHSRGRTVVDEFLDVFPNEVPGLPPVREVEFTIDLVTTAAPISVQPYRMAPAELVELKKQIEELLDKRFIRSSASPWGAPVLLVKKKDGSSRLCIDYRQLNKLTIKNKYPLPRIDDLLDQLQGACVFSKIDLRSGYHQIRVKEGDIHKTAFRSRYGHYEYVVMPFGVTNAPAIFMDYMNRIFRPYLDKFVVVFIDDILIYSKNFDEHDDHLRIVLSVLREKELYAKRSKCEFWMKEIQFLGHVVSAGGISVDPAKVKAVLDWESPRSVTEVRSFVGLAAYYRRFIEGFSKIVAPLTYLTRKDQPFAWTDRCEESFQELKKKLTSAPVLVIPDTAKPFEVYCDASYQGLGCVLMQERKVVAYASRQLKIHEKNYPTHDLELAAVVFQASIGMTPFEALYGRKCRTPLCWFQEGENVLTGPELIQQTTEKVKLIQERLKTSQSRQKSYADKRRRPLEFATGDHVFLRLNPITGVGRVLRPKKLSPKFVGPYQILKKIGSVAYELALPPQLSNLHPVFHVSQLRKYVADPSHVLELEDVQLRPDRTLEMQSVCIEDSRTRLYKGKDVRLVKVVWDAKTGDSTWEVAEAMKELYPQLFPGKS, encoded by the exons ATGGCACCTAGACTTCCTCCGCCACCTCAACCCAACGAACCGGATACGTCCAACAGCGCTCGGTTGTTGGAGACGGTGATCGATAGGCTGCAACAACAGAATACGACCCTTATGGAGCAGAATGCTACCCTGATGCAGCAAAATCAGGCAGCTATGCAAAGTTTGGAAGCCTCTCGATCCAACTCTGAGGCGACGCAGCGGCAGTTAATGGAGATATTGGCTGCAACTAGGGGCGCGGCTGGAGCGTCCTCTTCTAACGCTGCTCCGCCTACTGCTGAGTGGAGTTTAGAGAGTTTTCTCCAACATCGTCCGGCCAAGTTTAATGGGAAGGGCCTTCCGGACGAAGCGGATCAATGGCTAAGAGACATGGAATGGATTTATGATGCCAAAAGGTGCCCAGACGATAGCCGTTTGGCATTTACAGAATATTTGTTAACGGGGGAAGCTAGCCATTGGTGGTCGAGTATGAAGATGTTATTGGCCGAAGCCCAGAGTCCAATTTCCTGGGAGGTTTTTCGGGCTAAATTCTATGAAGAGTATTTCCCGGACAGTGTGCGGTTTGCTAAGGAGGTGGAGTTTCTTCAGTTGGTACAAGGTGGTATGTCCGTTTCGGAGTACACCAACAAATTCAAGCACCTGGTCCGTTTTAATACCATGGCTACGAGTGGAGAATGGCAATGCAGGAAGTTTGAAAACGGGTTGAGAAGTGACTTGAAGGTATTAATATCAAGTCTGTGTATTAGATCCTTCCCAGCCATGGTTGAGAGAGCAAAGGTACTGGAGAAGAACGTTGTTGAGGCCGAACAACAGAAGAAACAACAAGTGAGTAGGGGGCCGGTCTTATCCAGAGGTGCAACGAACGTGAGAAGGTCCCCGTACGTTCGTCCAGCTCAATCTCCTAGCGGATCACAAGCCTTGGTCACTGTTGGCCAATCTGGACAGCCAAGGAGTGTGGCATGTTTCCAGTGTGGAGGACCGCACCTTAGGTGGGCTTGTCCTCAGCTGAATGGGGGAAAGTACTGCACTAAATGCAGAAGGAGTGGACACTCGGATCAGGAGTGTAATATGGGAGGCCGTGCGGTATCAAGACCGCCGAACGCTGGAAGAGTCCAACAAGGAAGAGGTGGACGTGCGCAAGCTACAGGGAGAGTTTATGCAATTACTAGTGCTGAAGCTGCTCGTTCAGGTACACTCATCACCAGCACTTGCGTGTTATATGGAAAGCCTTGTTGTGTATTGTATGACTCGGGGGCAActcattccttcatctcgaaggcatGCGTTGAGAAACTGGGGCTAGTGGAGAGTGAAttacagttcgacttggtggtgtcaaccccagcggctggtgggATTAAGACGTCTACAGTTTGTGTGAGATGTCCGATAGAAGTTGAGGGGCGTAGATATAAGGTTAATCTCATTTGCTTACCCCTTCAAGACTTAGAGGTAATTTTggggatggattggttggctaccaATCGGATCCTCattgatggtggaaagaaggAGTTGGTCTTCCCAGgtgaagaggaggaggagtTATCTGTTGATCGCGGTCAGTTGAAGGAGGACATCATGGAAGGAGCGAGCTGTTTCCTTATCATGACgtatgaaaatgaagaagtgaGGGACGCGAGAGTGGAGCGTTCGTTCAACAAAGAGCACAgtagaggacgaacggtagTAGATGAATTTCTGGACGTCTTTCCGAATGAAGTCCCTGGTCTACCTCCCGTTCGCGAGGTTGAGTTCACGATCGACCTGGTGACCACTGCCGCACCCATCTCGGTCCAACCTTATAGAATGGCCCCAGCCGAGTTGGTAGAGCTTAAGAAGCAAATTGAGGAGTTATTAGACAAGAGGTTCATCAGGTCGAGTGCTTCACCATGGGGAGCACCTGTGTTGCTggtcaagaagaaggatggcagctctcggctcTGCATTGATTATAGGCAACTTAATAAGCTgactatcaagaacaagtatccactGCCAAGGATAGACGACCTACTGGATCAGTTGCAAGGTGCGTGCGTGTTTTCAAAGATTGATCTACGTTCGGGCTATCATCAGATTAGAGTGAAGGAGGGAGATATTCATAAGACAGCATTTCGGTCTCGTTATGGTCATTATGAATACGTGGTGATGCCCTTTGGAGTGACGAACGCACCTGCAatcttcatggattacatgaacagAATTTTTAGACCGTACCTGGATAAGTTTGTTGTAGTATTCATTGATGACATCCTCATTTACTCCAAGAACTTTGACGAACATGACGACCACTTGAGGATCGTCTTAAGCGTGTTGAGGGAAAAAGAATTGTATGCCAAGCGTTCgaagtgtgaattctggatgaaggaaatCCAATTTTTGGGGCACGTTGTTTCTGCTGGTGGCATTTCGGTGGATCCAGCCAAGGTGAAAGCAGTGCTGGATTGGGAGAGCCCACGTTCGGTCACAGAAGTTAGGAGCTTCGTGGGGCTTGCGGCCTACTATAGGCGGTTCATTGAGGGattctctaagatagtagccCCTCTGACGTATCTCACCAGGAAAGACCAGCCGTTCGCATGGACCGATCGTTGTGAGGAGAGCTTCCAggaattgaagaagaaactaACGAGCGCCCCAGTATTGGTCATTCCAGACACGGCCAAACCTTTTGAGGTGTATTGTGATGCGTCGTATCAAGGTTTGGGCTGCGTATTGATGCAGGAGAGGAAGGTGGTGGCTTACGCTTCTAGGCAGTTGAAGATccatgagaagaattaccccacCCACGACTTAGAATTGGCAGCAGTCGT ttttcaagcaAGCATAGGAATGACaccgtttgaagctctctacGGAAGAAAATGTCGAACGCCGctgtgttggtttcaagaaggagagaaTGTATTAACAGGACCAGAATTAATCCAGCAAACAACCGAGAAGGTGAAACTGATTCAAGAACGATTGAAGACGTCTCAAAGCAGGCAGAAATCTTATGCtgataagagaagaagaccCTTAGAGTTCGCTACTGGAGATCACGTGTTTCTCAGGTTGAATCCAATCACTGGAGTGGGAAGAGTccttcgtccaaagaagctttCACCCAAGTTCGTAGGGCCTTATCAAATTCTGAAGAAGATTGGATCAGTTGCGTATGAACTAGCTTTACCACCTCAACTGTCCAACCTACATCCAGTctttcacgtttctcaactccGGAAGTATGTAGCTGATCCATCACAcgtactggagttggaagacgtcCAACTTCGCCCAGACCGAACGCTGGAGATGCAATCAGTCTGCATTGAAGACAGCCGCACCAGACTCTACAAAGGAAAGGACGTTCGTCTTGTGAAGGTGGTGTGGGACGCGAAGACTGGCGACTCAACATGGGAGGTTGCAGAGGCCATGAAGGAGCTATACCCTCAATTGTTCCCTGGTAAGTCCtag